A window from Sceloporus undulatus isolate JIND9_A2432 ecotype Alabama chromosome 8, SceUnd_v1.1, whole genome shotgun sequence encodes these proteins:
- the IRF8 gene encoding interferon regulatory factor 8 isoform X2 codes for MWRMCDRNGGRRLRQWLIEQIDSGMYSGLIWENDEKTMFRIPWKHAGKQDYNQEVDASIFKAWAIFKGKFKEGDKAEPATWKTRLRCALNKSPDFEEVTDRSQLDISEPYKVYRIVPEEEQKCKMGMGNGCSLGEITDIECSASAMDDLIKEPPSSVEEYLGTIKRSPSPPQEKCRNQPIPDWWTHQSTPALSLMGGFVGYEPIHAGYCQMVINFYYGGKLVGSTTTTRPEGCRISLGESPYPLESFEHVRFPSADVIPNDRQRQITKKLFGHLERGVLLHCNKQGIFIKRLSQGRVFWSGNNMPYKDKPNKLDRDEVVKIFDTNYFLRELHQYYNNQGRFPNSKVILCFGEEFPDATPLRFKLILVEIEQLSIRQLVEEAGKNDSSAVGHPMAEDVHFDPMYRNFQDSCVPHQRAIFREHQQITV; via the exons ATGTGGAG GATGTGCGACCGAAATGGTGGAAGGCGGCTGAGACAGTGGCTGATAGAACAAATCGACAGCGGCATGTATTCTGGTCTGATCTGGGAGAACGATGAGAAAACGATGTTCCGGATCCCATGGAAACATGCGGggaagcaggattacaaccaggAGGTGGACGCATCCATATTCAAG GCTTGGGCAATattcaaagggaagttcaagGAAGGCGACAAAGCTGAGCCAGCCACTTGGAAGACGAGGTTACGCTGCGCATTGAATAAGAGCCCGGACTTTGAAGAAGTGACTGACCGGTCCCAACTGGACATCTCAGAGCCCTACAAAGTCTACCGCATTGTTCCCGAGGAAGAACAGAAAT GCAAAATGGGGATGGGAAACGGATGCAGCTTGGGCGAAATCACGGACATAGAGTGCAGCGCTTCTGCAATGGATGACTTGATCAAAGAG CCCCCATCAAGCGTGGAGGAATATCTTGGCACGATAAAACGAAGCCCTTCGCCGCCACAAGAGAAATGCAGAAATCAGCCAATACCGGACTGGTGGACACATCAGTCAACGCCTG CTTTATCCCTCATGGGTGGATTTGTGGGCTATGAACCGATTCATGCAG GCTATTGCCAGATGGTGATCAACTTCTACTATGGAGGAAAACTGGTGGGAAGCACCACCACCACTCGCCCCGAAGGCTGCCGGATCTCCCTGGGTGAGTCTCCTTACCCCCTGGAAAGCTTTGAACACGTGCGGTTCCCTTCGGCAGACGTGATCCCCAACGATCGCCAGAGGCAGATCACCAAGAAGCTGTTTGGGcacctggaaagaggtgtcctgcTGCATTGCAACAAACAAGGCATCTTCATCAAGCGACTGAGCCAGGGCCGAGTCTTTTGGAGCGGCAACAACATGCCCTACAAGGACAAGCCCAACAAGCTGGACCGAGACGAGGTGGTCAAGATCTTCGATACAAACTACTTCCTCCGAG AGCTTCATCAGTATTATAACAACCAAGGCCGATTCCCAAACAGCAAAGTTATTCTGTGTTTTGGGGAGGAATTTCCGGATGCCACTCCCTTGCGCTTCAAGCTGATTCTCGTCGAG ATCGAGCAACTGAGCATTCGGCAACTGGTGGAAGAAGCCGGGAAGAATGACAGCAGCGCCGTGGGCCATCCGATGGCCGAGGATGTCCATTTTGACCCCATGTACAGGAACTTCCAGGATTCATGTGTGCCTCACCAAAGAGCCATTTTCAGAGAACACCAACAGATCACTGTCTGA
- the IRF8 gene encoding interferon regulatory factor 8 isoform X1 yields MWRMCDRNGGRRLRQWLIEQIDSGMYSGLIWENDEKTMFRIPWKHAGKQDYNQEVDASIFKAWAIFKGKFKEGDKAEPATWKTRLRCALNKSPDFEEVTDRSQLDISEPYKVYRIVPEEEQKCKMGMGNGCSLGEITDIECSASAMDDLIKEPPSSVEEYLGTIKRSPSPPQEKCRNQPIPDWWTHQSTPALSLMGGFVGYEPIHAGYCQMVINFYYGGKLVGSTTTTRPEGCRISLGESPYPLESFEHVRFPSADVIPNDRQRQITKKLFGHLERGVLLHCNKQGIFIKRLSQGRVFWSGNNMPYKDKPNKLDRDEVVKIFDTNYFLRELHQYYNNQGRFPNSKVILCFGEEFPDATPLRFKLILVEFTSLLAKNIMGDLVKCIAEIKIYYIQSVLLIYQPWNCIPKRDKFGLAQLVLEKPMLGPDRATEHSATGGRSREE; encoded by the exons ATGTGGAG GATGTGCGACCGAAATGGTGGAAGGCGGCTGAGACAGTGGCTGATAGAACAAATCGACAGCGGCATGTATTCTGGTCTGATCTGGGAGAACGATGAGAAAACGATGTTCCGGATCCCATGGAAACATGCGGggaagcaggattacaaccaggAGGTGGACGCATCCATATTCAAG GCTTGGGCAATattcaaagggaagttcaagGAAGGCGACAAAGCTGAGCCAGCCACTTGGAAGACGAGGTTACGCTGCGCATTGAATAAGAGCCCGGACTTTGAAGAAGTGACTGACCGGTCCCAACTGGACATCTCAGAGCCCTACAAAGTCTACCGCATTGTTCCCGAGGAAGAACAGAAAT GCAAAATGGGGATGGGAAACGGATGCAGCTTGGGCGAAATCACGGACATAGAGTGCAGCGCTTCTGCAATGGATGACTTGATCAAAGAG CCCCCATCAAGCGTGGAGGAATATCTTGGCACGATAAAACGAAGCCCTTCGCCGCCACAAGAGAAATGCAGAAATCAGCCAATACCGGACTGGTGGACACATCAGTCAACGCCTG CTTTATCCCTCATGGGTGGATTTGTGGGCTATGAACCGATTCATGCAG GCTATTGCCAGATGGTGATCAACTTCTACTATGGAGGAAAACTGGTGGGAAGCACCACCACCACTCGCCCCGAAGGCTGCCGGATCTCCCTGGGTGAGTCTCCTTACCCCCTGGAAAGCTTTGAACACGTGCGGTTCCCTTCGGCAGACGTGATCCCCAACGATCGCCAGAGGCAGATCACCAAGAAGCTGTTTGGGcacctggaaagaggtgtcctgcTGCATTGCAACAAACAAGGCATCTTCATCAAGCGACTGAGCCAGGGCCGAGTCTTTTGGAGCGGCAACAACATGCCCTACAAGGACAAGCCCAACAAGCTGGACCGAGACGAGGTGGTCAAGATCTTCGATACAAACTACTTCCTCCGAG AGCTTCATCAGTATTATAACAACCAAGGCCGATTCCCAAACAGCAAAGTTATTCTGTGTTTTGGGGAGGAATTTCCGGATGCCACTCCCTTGCGCTTCAAGCTGATTCTCGTCGAG TTCACCAGCTTGCTTGCaaagaatatcatgggagaccttgtcaaatgCATTgctgaaattaagatatactaCATTCAAAGCGTTCTCTTGATCTATCAACCTTGGAACTGTATCCCAAAAAGAGATAAGTTTGGTTTGGCACAACTTGTTTTGGAGAAACCCATGCTGGGTCCTG ATCGAGCAACTGAGCATTCGGCAACTGGTGGAAGAAGCCGGGAAGAATGA